A region of Vigna radiata var. radiata cultivar VC1973A chromosome 6, Vradiata_ver6, whole genome shotgun sequence DNA encodes the following proteins:
- the LOC106763779 gene encoding pathogenesis-related protein 5-like: MSLLFHLLFLLFLGNVASATVFSLENHCSYTVWPGTLSGNGAGILGNGGFALQPGSSVHLTAPSGWSGRFWARTGCTFDDSGAGKCATGDCAGGLKCTGGGVPPVTLVEFTIGSSGNGNKDFYDVSLVDGYNVGMGVRATGGTGDCKYAGCVADLNGACPAELQVRDGGGAVVACKSACAAFNTAEFCCTGEHGSPETCSPTHYSEIFKSACPTAYSYAYDDASSTFTCSQSDYVITFCSMGSSS; the protein is encoded by the exons ATGTCTCTgcttttccaccttctctttcttctcttcttag GTAATGTAGCATCTGCCACGGTATTTTCTCTCGAGAATCATTGTAGTTACACAGTTTGGCCGGGTACGCTTTCCGGCAACGGCGCCGGCATTCTCGGTAATGGCGGTTTCGCCCTGCAGCCCGGTTCGTCGGTCCATCTCACAGCTCCTTCCGGCTGGTCAGGCCGCTTCTGGGCCCGGACCGGATGCACCTTTGACGACTCCGGCGCCGGAAAATGCGCCACCGGAGACTGTGCCGGGGGACTTAAATGCACCGGCGGAGGAGTCCCGCCGGTGACGCTGGTGGAGTTCACGATCGGAAGCTCCGGCAACGGTAACAAGGACTTCTACGACGTGAGTCTCGTGGACGGTTACAACGTGGGAATGGGAGTGAGGGCTACTGGGGGAACCGGTGACTGCAAGTACGCGGGGTGCGTGGCGGACCTGAACGGCGCGTGTCCAGCGGAGCTTCAGGTTAGAGACGGGGGCGGCGCGGTGGTGGCGTGCAAGAGCGCGTGCGCGGCGTTTAACACGGCGGAGTTTTGCTGTACCGGCGAGCACGGGTCGCCGGAAACGTGTTCGCCTACACATTATTCGGAGATTTTCAAGAGTGCGTGTCCAACAGCTTACAGTTACGCATACGATGATGCTTCCAGCACTTTCACATGTTCACAATCTGATTATGTTATCACTTTCTGTTCAATGGGATCATCATCTTGA
- the LOC106764905 gene encoding pathogenesis-related protein 5-like — protein MKNSKPFALTHFLLFLLGNVASATVFTLQNRCSYTVWPGTLSGNGVATLGDGGFPLEPGAEVQLTAPSGWSGRLWARTGCSFDGSGIGTCATGDCAGGLRCTGGGVPPATLAEFTIGFAGNGDKDFYDVSLVDGYNVGIGVRATGGTGDCQYAGCSADLNAVCPEELQVRDGGGAVVACKSACAAFNTSVFCCTGEHGTPQTCSATHYSEIFKNACPTAYSYAYDDASSTRTCSGSDYLIAFCP, from the exons ATGAAAAACTCAAAACCTTTTGCACTTACCCACTTCCTCCTCTTCTTATTAG gtAATGTAGCATCTGCCACAGTGTTCACCCTCCAAAACCGTTGCAGTTACACAGTTTGGCCGGGGACACTTTCCGGCAACGGCGTAGCCACTCTCGGCGACGGCGGTTTCCCCCTGGAGCCGGGTGCGGAGGTTCAGCTCACTGCACCATCTGGCTGGTCCGGCCGGTTATGGGCCAGGACTGGCTGTAGCTTCGACGGATCCGGCATCGGAACATGCGCCACCGGAGACTGCGCCGGTGGACTGCGGTGCACCGGGGGAGGCGTTCCACCGGCCACTCTGGCAGAGTTCACCATCGGATTCGCCGGTAACGGCGACAAGGACTTCTACGACGTGAGTCTTGTGGACGGTTACAATGTAGGCATCGGCGTGCGGGCTACCGGAGGAACCGGTGACTGCCAGTACGCAGGGTGCTCGGCGGACTTGAACGCAGTGTGTCCGGAGGAATTGCAAGTGAGAGACGGCGGCGGCGCGGTGGTTGCGTGCAAAAGCGCTTGCGCCGCGTTTAACACGTCGGTGTTTTGCTGCACTGGCGAGCACGGAACGCCACAAACGTGTTCGGCGACACATTATTCGGAGATTTTCAAGAATGCGTGTCCAACAGCGTACAGTTACGCTTACGATGATGCTTCCAGCACTCGCACCTGTTCTGGATCTGATTATCTTATCGCCTTTTGCCCTTAA
- the LOC106765114 gene encoding uncharacterized protein LOC106765114, with the protein MESMVRCYSSSYALFGFRCNFRFAVVVFEIVLILAWLEVYNAKLPEHRFHGGGLEGRSGNIASHSCIHDEILEQRKRPGRKVYSVTPQVYKPGLSKHLQLKGRALLGISTSSELLEIEKQPIRIYLNYDAVGHSPDRDCQKIGDIVKLGEPPITSLSGLPSCNPLADPPVFGDCWYNCTSEDISGEDKKHRLRKALGQTADWFRRVLSVEPVKGNLRLSGYSACGQDGGVQLPHAYIEEGVSDADLVLLVTTRPTTGNTLAWAVACERDQWGRAIAGHVNVAPRHLTAEAETLLSATLIHEVMHVLGFDPHAFTHFRDERKRRLDKVTEQVMDEKIGRMVTRVVLPRVVMHSRHHYAAFSGNFTGLELEDGGGRGTSGSHWEKRLLMNEIMTGSVDTRSVVSKMTLALLEDSGWYKANYSMADQLDWGRNQGTEFVTSPCNLWKGAYRCNTTQFSGCTYNREAEGYCPILTYSGDLPQWARYFPQANKGGQSSLADYCTYFVAYSDGSCTDTSSARAPDSMLGEVRGSNSRCMASSLVRTGFVRGSLTQGNGCYQHRCINNFLEVAVDSVWKVCPQAGGPIQFPGFNGELICPAYHELCNTDPVVVSGECPSACNFNGDCVDGRCHCFLGFHGHDCSRRYCPSNCTGKGVCLTSGICECKTGYTGIDCSTAVCDEQCSLHGGVCDNGVCEFRCSDYAGYTCQNSSRLLSSLSICRNVLGNDISGQHCAPSEPSILQQLEEVVVMPNYHRLFPGGARKLFNIFGSTYCDEAAKRLACWISIQKCEKDGDNRLRVCHSACQAYNLACGASLDCGDQTLFSSEGEGEGQCTGSGEMKLSWFNRLRNSFSLRNSSSKVISIIRYRQL; encoded by the exons ATGGAGTCCATGGTTCGGTGCTATAGTTCTTCTTACGCGTTATTTGGATTTCGTTGCAACTTTCGATTCGCCGTTGTTGTTTTCGAG ATTGTATTGATATTGGCATGGTTGGAAGTCTATAATGCAAAGCTCCCAGAACACCGATTTCATGGGGGAGGTTTGGAAGGGAGGAGTGGGAACATTGCCTCACACTCTTGCATACATGACGAGATACTTGAACAGAGAAAACGACCTGGTCGAAAGGTGTATTCCGTTACCCCACAGGTTTACAAACCTGGTCTTTCGAAACACCTCCAGCTTAAAGGTAGAGCGTTGCTTGGTATATCAACATCATCAGAGCTTCTAGAGATTGAAAAGCAACCTATTAGGATATATCTAAATTATGATGCAGTTGGTCACTCCCCTGACAGGGATTGCCAAAAGATTGGTGATATTGTCAAG CTTGGGGAGCCTCCCATAACTTCTCTTTCTGGTTTGCCTTCGTGTAATCCTCTTGCTGATCCTCCTGTCTTTGGCGATTGTTGGTATAACTGCACTTCTGAAGATATCTCAGGAGAGGACAAAAAACATCGCCTTCGTAAG GCATTAGGTCAGACAGCTGACTGGTTTAGAAGGGTATTGTCTGTGGAGCCTGTGAAGGGGAACTTGCGATTAAGTGGATACTCTGCATGTGGTCAAGATGGAGGTGTGCAGCTCCCTCATGCATATATTGAAG AGGGAGTTTCTGATGCCGACTTGGTTCTCTTGGTGACTACAAGACCTACTACCGGGAATACACTTGCTTGGGCTGTGGCATGTGAACGGGACCAATGGGGTCGTGCTATAGCTG GACATGTTAATGTTGCTCCACGTCATTTGACAGCTGAGGCAGAGACTTTGCTATCAGCTACTTTGATACACGAG GTTATGCATGTTCTTGGTTTCGATCCACATGCCTTTACTCATTTTAGAGATGAAAGGAAAAGACGCCTTGACAAG GTTACTGAACAAGTTATGGATGAAAAGATTGGGCGGATGGTAACACGAGTGGTTCTTCCACGTGTTGTCATGCATTCCCGGCATCATTATGCG GCATTTTCAGGAAATTTTACTGGCTTAGAGCTGGAAGATGGTGGAGGACGTGGCACATCAG GGTCTCACTGGGAAAAGAGGCTTCTGATGAATGAGATCATGACTGGTTCTGTGGATACAAGATCTGTAGTTTCAAAAATGACACTAGCTCTATTAGAAGACAGTGGATGGTACAAAGCCAATTATAGCATGGCAGATCAACTTGATTGGGGTCGGAACCAGGGTACTGAATTTGTTACCTCCCCTTGCAATCTGTGGAAAGGGGCCTATCGTTGCAACACAACACAATTCTCAGGTTGTACGTATAACAGAGAGGCGGAGGGTTACTGCCCAATTCTAACCTACAGCGGAGATCTTCCTCAGTGGGCTCGGTATTTTCCTCAAGCTAATAAAG GTGGACAATCCTCATTGGCTGATTATTGCACTTATTTTGTTGCATACTCTGATGGATCATGTACAGACACTAGCAGTGCACGAGCACCTGATAGCATGCTAGGTGAAGTTCGAGGAAGTAACTCCAG GTGTATGGCATCATCCTTGGTGCGCACAGGATTTGTACGGGGTTCTCTGACCCAGGGAAATGGCTGTTATCAGCACAGGTGTATCAACAATTTTCTAGAG GTTGCTGTGGATAGTGTCTGGAAAGTGTGTCCTCAGGCTGGTGGACCCATTCAGTTCCCTGGCTTTAATG GTGAATTAATCTGCCCTGCATATCATGAGCTCTGTAACACGGATCCAGTGGTTGTGTCTGGGGAATGTCCCAGTGCATGTAATTTCAATGGAGATTGTGTTGATGGAAGGTGTCACTGCTTTCTTGGGTTTCATGGTCATGATTGCAGTAGAC GTTACTGTCCTAGCAATTGCACTGGCAAGGGGGTGTGTCTCACCAGTGGAATATGTGAATGTAAAACTGGCTATACTGGCATTGACTGTTCCACTG CTGTTTGTGATGAGCAGTGCAGTCTTCATGGTGGAGTTTGTGATAATGGAGTTTGTGAATTCCGTTGTTCTGACTATGCGGGATATACTTGCCAGAACAGCTCCAGGCTCCTCTCCAGTCTTTCAATTTGCAGAAATGTGCTGGGAAATGATATTTCCGGACAACATTGTGCACCCAGTGAACCTAGCATACTTCAGCAGCTAGAAGAAGTGGTTGTGATGCCCAACTACCATAGATTATTCCCTGGTGGTGCTAGgaaactatttaatatatttggcAGTACGTACTGTGATGAGGCAGCCAAAAGGCTTGCCTGCTGG ATCTCAATCCAAAAGTGTGAGAAGGATGGAGACAACAGGCTACGAGTATGTCATTCTGCTTGTCAGGCTTATAATCTAGCATGTGGAGCTTCACTGGACTGCGGTGACCAAACCCTTTTCAGCAGCGAGGGGGAGGGGGAGGGTCAGTGCACTGGCTCTGGTGAGATGAAATTGTCATGGTTTAATCGGCTAAGAAATAGTTTTTCTTTGAGAAATAGTTCCTCAAAAGTGATATCTATAATAAGATATAGGCAGCTTTAG
- the LOC106764445 gene encoding calcium uniporter protein 4, mitochondrial, whose amino-acid sequence MAFQKLFTRRLDRFKMTMSSQRAIVSKVVTPPSIVPHESSDDKGFLRRVSLLRRAVYHSTPVRLPEFFSFPVGEKLREALKDINNSAGIAPVAAPIPSQSGMSVEDAKKILRAAQMEKVKAKLRNVTQSSVQYSEFLRICVEACENHKQGAEFAKILDDSGNVIVLGNAVFLRPEQVAKSIESLIRQSIANPTDPRRKELEEMEKQKAAIDDKAKAQVRTELYCGLGFLTVQTLGFMRLTFWELDWDVMEPICFFVTSFGFGLAYLFFMKTSTEPSFQGFFFHRFRVKQQRLMKKQNFDMNRYKELCKVCYPSFEGGAKSEYSSLSHYPPETHLSDLKALRG is encoded by the exons ATGGCGTTTCAGAAGCTCTTTACCAGACGTCTCGATCGTTTCAAGATGACGATGTCGTCTCAACGCGCCATCGTTTCCAAAGTGGTCACACCACCTTCTATCGTGCCGCATGAGAGTTCCGATGACAAAGGCTTTCTCCGGCGGGTTTCACTCCTACGGCGAGCTGTATACCACTCCACTCCGGTGCGTCTGCCggagtttttctcttttcctgtAGGAGAGAAGCTTCGGGAGGCACTCAAAGACATCAACAACAGTGCTGGTATAGCTCCCGTGGCAGCGCCAATTCCCAGCCAAAGCGGAATGTCCGTGGAGGATGCAAAGAAGATTCTGAGAGCGGCGCAAATGGAGAAGGTGAAGGCAAAACTGAGGAATGTTACTCAAAGTTCGGTTCAGTACTCTGAGTTCTTGCGGATCTGCGTTGAGGCGTGTGAGAATCACAAGCAAGGTGCAGAGTTCGCAAAGATCTTGGATGACTCCGGAAACGTCATCGTTTTGGGAAACGCCGTCTTTCTCCGCCCTGAACAG GTGGCAAAATCAATAGAGAGCTTAATCAGACAATCAATAGCCAATCCAACAGATCCCAGAAGGAAAGAGCTTGAGGAGATGGAGAAGCAAAAGGCAGCGATTGATGACAAGGCCAAGGCCCAAGTTCGAACTGAGCTTTATTGTGGGCTGGGCTTTTTGACAGTACAAACCCTTGGGTTCATGAGGCTGACATTTTGGGAGCTAGACTGGGATGTGATGGAACCTATATGCTTCTTTGTTACCTCTTTTGGGTTTGGTCTtgcttatcttttcttcatGAAGACCTCCACAGAACCCAGCTTTCAGGGCTTCTTCTTTCACCGATTCAGGGTGAAACAGCAACGTCTGATGAAGAAACAAAACTTTGACATGAATAGGTATAAGGAGCTGTGTAAAGTGTGCTATCCCAGTTTTGAAGGTGGTGCCAAATCTGAATATTCTTCACTCTCTCACTACCCACCAGAGACTCATCTAAGTGACCTAAAAGCTTTGCGTGGTTGA